A genomic segment from Bradyrhizobium sp. CB1015 encodes:
- a CDS encoding creatininase family protein, with translation MDKPRRRVWWDEYASREFESLDPESTIAILPIAAIEQHGPHLPVGVDAAINRGMLETLIDCLPVDLDIRILPIQQVGKSNEHLRMPGTLTLPAATLIEAWTELGLSVARAGVRKLVIVNSHGGNDEVMGIVARELRVRADMLVVKSAWSRLGKPAGLYSERELKFGIHGGDFETSLMLHFRPELVDVARAQDFRSVAEDDEAVFDHLRPTGFVAYAWIADDLNPDGAVGEAHKATADKGRLTAEHAAGEFIKLLYDVKAAKLPR, from the coding sequence ATGGACAAGCCGCGCCGCCGGGTCTGGTGGGACGAATATGCTTCGCGTGAATTCGAAAGCCTCGATCCGGAGAGCACCATCGCCATCCTGCCGATCGCCGCTATCGAGCAGCACGGGCCGCATCTGCCGGTTGGCGTCGATGCGGCGATCAACCGCGGCATGCTCGAGACGTTGATCGATTGTCTGCCCGTCGATCTCGACATCCGGATCCTGCCGATCCAGCAGGTCGGAAAATCCAACGAGCATCTGCGGATGCCCGGCACCTTGACCTTGCCGGCGGCGACGCTGATCGAGGCCTGGACCGAGCTGGGATTGTCGGTCGCGCGCGCCGGCGTACGGAAGCTCGTGATCGTCAACTCGCATGGCGGCAACGACGAGGTGATGGGCATCGTCGCGCGCGAATTGCGGGTGCGCGCCGATATGCTGGTGGTCAAGTCAGCCTGGTCGCGGCTCGGCAAGCCAGCCGGCCTTTACAGCGAGCGCGAGCTGAAATTCGGCATTCACGGCGGTGACTTCGAGACTTCGCTGATGCTGCATTTCCGCCCGGAGCTGGTCGATGTGGCGCGCGCGCAGGACTTCCGGTCCGTTGCCGAAGACGACGAAGCGGTCTTCGACCATCTCAGGCCGACCGGGTTCGTTGCCTACGCCTGGATCGCCGATGACCTCAATCCCGACGGCGCGGTCGGCGAAGCGCACAAGGCCACCGCCGACAAGGGCCGTCTCACCGCCGAGCACGCCGCGGGGGAGTTCATCAAGCTCCTGTACGACGTGAAGGCGGCGAAGCTGCCGCGCTGA
- a CDS encoding alpha/beta hydrolase codes for MATIFGETNWRSMSQEQRDLGLNNSAAVPGSAELVASWEQRSAAVRDKHSAYLDLRYGPRDRNRTDFLKAADGGPTLVLIHGGYWQMRSKETVTWFAEGPMAHGINVALIGYTLAPEATMDEIVAEIHRALDALVDQLAALGGDPGRIVVSGWSAGGHLATIALSHPRVKGGIAISGIFDLEPIRHSFLNVKLKLDEAMSRRNSPLLHAGGPATPLALVVGDAELPMLRQQTADMAAHRAVNGLPVSYEEIPGADHFSIMLGLGSPTGRITTLIRQLFERG; via the coding sequence ATGGCGACGATATTCGGCGAGACGAACTGGCGCTCGATGAGCCAGGAGCAGCGCGACCTCGGGCTCAACAACAGCGCCGCCGTCCCGGGGAGCGCCGAGCTTGTCGCGAGCTGGGAGCAGCGCTCGGCCGCTGTGCGGGACAAGCATTCCGCGTATCTCGACCTGAGATACGGTCCACGCGACCGTAATCGAACCGATTTCCTCAAAGCCGCCGACGGCGGCCCGACGCTGGTGCTGATCCACGGCGGCTACTGGCAGATGCGCTCGAAGGAGACCGTCACCTGGTTTGCCGAAGGACCGATGGCTCACGGTATCAATGTTGCGCTGATCGGCTACACCCTGGCGCCGGAGGCGACCATGGACGAGATCGTTGCCGAAATCCATCGGGCTCTCGACGCCCTCGTCGACCAGCTTGCCGCGCTCGGCGGCGACCCTGGCCGTATCGTCGTGTCGGGCTGGTCGGCAGGCGGACATTTGGCGACGATCGCGCTGTCGCATCCGCGCGTAAAGGGGGGCATTGCGATCAGCGGCATCTTCGATCTCGAACCAATCCGCCACAGCTTTCTCAACGTCAAGCTGAAGCTCGACGAAGCGATGTCGCGGCGCAATTCACCGCTGCTGCATGCAGGCGGCCCTGCGACACCGCTGGCGCTGGTGGTCGGCGATGCCGAATTGCCGATGTTGCGCCAGCAGACCGCCGACATGGCTGCCCACCGCGCCGTCAATGGATTGCCGGTGAGCTATGAAGAAATTCCCGGCGCCGACCACTTCTCGATCATGCTCGGACTGGGCTCGCCGACCGGGCGGATCACGACCCTGATCCGGCAGCTGTTCGAGCGCGGTTGA
- a CDS encoding NAD(P)H-dependent oxidoreductase — protein MRVLYVYCHPLDDSFHAAIRREALAGLTQAGHAVDLLDLYAEGFDPVLTAERRRDYHDAARNRANNQAHVDRLMAVEALVVQFPTWSFGPPAMLKGWFDRMFGPGIAMDLSDPAHAKPLLQHIRRISGISTYGRPRWKAIAMADPPRKIVTRYLPWFTGFEAKVRYHALYHMNIATAVRRRRFLAEVRRAMERL, from the coding sequence GTGCGCGTGCTGTACGTTTATTGCCATCCGCTGGACGACAGCTTCCACGCCGCGATCCGCCGCGAAGCGCTGGCCGGTCTCACGCAAGCCGGGCATGCGGTCGACCTGCTCGACCTCTACGCGGAGGGATTCGATCCCGTGTTGACAGCCGAGCGGCGGCGCGACTATCACGATGCCGCGCGCAACCGTGCCAACAACCAGGCCCATGTCGACCGGCTGATGGCTGTGGAGGCGCTGGTGGTGCAGTTTCCGACCTGGTCATTCGGTCCGCCGGCCATGCTGAAGGGCTGGTTCGATCGCATGTTCGGGCCCGGCATCGCGATGGACCTGTCCGACCCGGCGCACGCGAAACCGCTGCTACAGCACATCAGGCGCATTAGCGGCATTTCGACCTACGGCCGACCCCGCTGGAAAGCCATCGCCATGGCCGACCCGCCGCGCAAGATCGTGACGCGCTACCTGCCCTGGTTCACTGGCTTCGAGGCCAAGGTACGCTATCACGCGCTGTACCATATGAACATTGCGACCGCAGTCAGGCGCCGCCGCTTTCTCGCGGAGGTCCGCCGAGCGATGGAGCGGCTATGA
- a CDS encoding FAD-binding oxidoreductase: MNDLTPFDGSNRHPSTDRLAPLLAELGDIPVVTDPTIVRRRSRDFFWYSPVLNDQLNDKSADLIVAPRNETDIVRVAAACVRHRVPLTVRAGGTGNYGQAVPLAGGVLLDVTALDTIEWIRPGQIRVGAGAKMNAIDAATRPSGYELRMHPSTKRTATIGGFVAGGSGGVGSITYGGLREPGNILAARIVTMEPEPRIIELRDDAAQKINRAYGTTGIITALEMPLAPAQPWIDVVVAFDDFLAAVEFGHAAALSDGIVKKLLSPITWPLPSYFGALKSCCPDDKSILIAMIAEGSLQNFRNLLGDRGTITLETPTDEGPGKVPLYEYTWNHTTLQVLKSDRTVTYLQCLYPHDRLLQKVEEIRTMFPDEVLQHLEFIRFNGQLTCSALPVVRYSDAERLNEIIRLHEAHEVYIANPHVYTVEDGSRYKRVDVDQLGFKHEVDPYGLLNPGKMRSFVAER, from the coding sequence ATGAACGATCTTACACCCTTCGACGGATCCAACCGTCATCCATCGACGGACAGACTGGCACCGCTGCTCGCCGAGCTCGGCGATATCCCGGTCGTGACTGACCCTACGATCGTGCGCCGACGCTCGCGCGATTTCTTCTGGTACAGCCCAGTCCTCAACGATCAGCTCAACGACAAATCGGCCGATCTGATCGTCGCGCCGCGCAACGAGACCGATATTGTTCGCGTCGCCGCGGCCTGCGTACGCCACCGCGTGCCACTGACGGTGCGGGCCGGCGGCACCGGCAATTATGGCCAAGCCGTGCCGCTCGCCGGCGGCGTGCTGCTCGACGTCACCGCGCTCGACACGATCGAATGGATCAGACCCGGACAGATCCGTGTCGGCGCCGGCGCCAAAATGAATGCGATCGACGCCGCTACGCGGCCCTCTGGCTATGAACTGCGGATGCATCCCTCGACCAAGCGTACCGCGACCATTGGCGGTTTCGTCGCTGGCGGATCCGGCGGCGTCGGCTCGATCACCTATGGCGGCTTGCGCGAACCCGGCAACATCCTCGCCGCGCGCATCGTCACCATGGAGCCGGAGCCACGCATCATCGAACTGCGCGACGACGCCGCACAGAAGATCAACCGCGCCTACGGCACCACGGGTATCATTACCGCGCTCGAAATGCCGCTGGCGCCGGCGCAGCCATGGATCGACGTGGTCGTCGCCTTCGACGATTTCCTGGCCGCGGTCGAATTCGGCCATGCCGCGGCTCTTTCCGACGGCATCGTCAAGAAGCTTCTGTCGCCGATCACGTGGCCGCTGCCGTCCTATTTTGGCGCGCTGAAGTCCTGCTGTCCCGACGACAAGAGTATCCTGATCGCGATGATCGCGGAGGGCTCGCTGCAGAACTTCAGGAATCTGCTCGGCGATCGCGGCACCATCACCCTGGAGACGCCGACCGACGAAGGCCCCGGCAAGGTGCCGCTGTACGAATACACCTGGAATCATACCACCCTGCAGGTGCTCAAGAGCGATCGCACGGTGACCTATCTGCAATGCCTGTATCCTCATGACCGGCTGCTGCAGAAAGTCGAGGAGATACGCACGATGTTTCCGGACGAGGTGCTGCAGCATCTCGAGTTTATCCGTTTCAACGGCCAGTTGACTTGCAGCGCACTGCCAGTGGTCCGGTACAGCGACGCGGAGCGGCTGAACGAGATCATCCGCCTGCACGAGGCGCACGAGGTCTATATCGCCAATCCACACGTGTACACGGTCGAGGACGGTAGCCGCTACAAGCGCGTCGATGTGGATCAGCTCGGCTTCAAGCATGAAGTCGATCCCTACGGCCTGCTCAATCCAGGCAAGATGCGCAGCTTCGTGGCGGAGCGGTGA
- a CDS encoding cysteine hydrolase family protein: MTNTRLQPVDGLVPLGASARNRWSVSATQANLVRPPFAPQPVTFDAGTKLVTFDLARTAIIVIDMQNDFCHPDGWLGHIGVDVTPARAPIAPLQQLLPVLRGLDVPVIWLNWGNRPDRLNLSPALLHVYKPSGTGVGLGDRLPGSGARVLERGSWSASIVEELTVEPTDIHVAKYRMSGFQDTELDSILRNLNVTTLLFAGVNADQCVLCTLQDANFHGYDCMLLRDCAATTSPDYCMAATVYNVNQCFGFVLESSVLTAALAGKRAAIAEVNAQ; this comes from the coding sequence ATGACCAACACTCGCCTCCAACCGGTCGATGGTCTCGTGCCACTCGGCGCCAGCGCGCGCAACCGCTGGTCGGTCTCCGCGACCCAGGCAAATCTTGTCCGGCCGCCATTCGCGCCGCAGCCGGTGACGTTCGATGCCGGCACCAAGCTCGTGACCTTCGACCTCGCGCGCACCGCCATCATCGTCATCGACATGCAGAACGACTTCTGCCATCCGGACGGCTGGCTCGGCCATATCGGTGTCGACGTGACGCCCGCTCGCGCGCCGATCGCGCCCCTGCAACAGCTGCTGCCGGTGCTGCGCGGTCTCGACGTGCCGGTGATCTGGCTCAATTGGGGCAACCGCCCCGATCGGCTCAACCTCAGCCCGGCTCTGCTGCATGTCTACAAACCGTCCGGTACCGGCGTCGGCCTGGGTGACCGGCTGCCGGGCTCCGGCGCGCGCGTGCTGGAACGCGGCAGCTGGTCGGCCTCTATCGTCGAGGAGCTAACCGTCGAGCCCACCGACATTCATGTCGCCAAGTATCGCATGTCGGGATTCCAGGACACCGAGCTCGATAGCATCCTGCGCAACCTCAATGTCACGACGCTCTTGTTCGCGGGCGTCAATGCCGACCAGTGCGTGCTCTGCACGCTGCAGGACGCCAACTTCCATGGCTACGACTGCATGCTGCTGCGCGACTGCGCAGCCACCACCTCACCGGATTACTGCATGGCTGCGACCGTCTACAACGTAAACCAGTGCTTCGGCTTCGTGCTGGAGTCTTCCGTCCTGACCGCTGCCCTCGCCGGCAAGCGGGCCGCGATTGCCGAGGTCAACGCGCAATGA
- a CDS encoding cupin domain-containing protein: protein MAFSVENLAQSKAFRISPTDTNYFVMLFDQESDRIDNIFVIEIFRPGGATPPNEHAAAYEFFHVLQGEGLARCDGKTLPIRKGDSLLLHPGSEHLIENTGAGKLYCLTVMTPNEGFAELIRGGEPVEIEADDIAVLRGRDQAVQR from the coding sequence ATGGCGTTCAGCGTCGAAAACCTCGCTCAGTCCAAGGCCTTCCGCATCTCGCCGACTGACACCAACTATTTCGTGATGTTGTTCGATCAGGAGAGCGACCGGATCGACAACATCTTCGTCATCGAGATCTTCCGGCCGGGCGGTGCGACGCCGCCCAATGAACATGCGGCCGCGTACGAATTCTTCCACGTGCTGCAGGGCGAAGGCCTCGCGCGCTGCGACGGCAAGACACTGCCGATCAGAAAGGGCGACTCGCTGCTGCTGCATCCCGGCTCGGAGCACCTGATCGAGAACACCGGGGCCGGCAAGCTGTATTGCCTGACGGTGATGACACCGAACGAAGGCTTTGCCGAGCTGATCCGCGGCGGCGAACCGGTCGAGATCGAGGCCGACGACATCGCGGTGCTGCGGGGGCGCGACCAGGCGGTTCAACGATGA